The following DNA comes from Quercus robur chromosome 1, dhQueRobu3.1, whole genome shotgun sequence.
ggccccaatgtaaaaacgGGCCAGGGCCACAACTTCTTAGGCCCCACAATaccccctcaaaatcctgctgtccgacctcttagtcggagaggagggttttggtgatgccaAGCCTTTATTACAGCTCATTTAACTCTGACCTTCATTAATGTTGGTATCCCTTCATCTATTTAGGAAATGCGCCGGGTTACAAGACATTCGTCTAGATTTTCACACGGGGCGCTCCTGCCGTTTCAGTGTACGAGGCGCCTCTTTAATAAATTTCCTTTACAAGGCCAATCAAATCTAATAGTTACAGATGACATTGGGGAGTTGAACCGACGCTACCTTACTTGCAGATCTTCTTGGAGATATGTACGGATTAAATGCCACTGAATTCACCCTCCATATAAGAAGCCAAATGAGAGGGTATTCCCTTCGCGTAAAGACTCTCTATCCTTCCTAAAGCCTCAACCCTCAAGATGTGCTCTAAGTCTTCTTTATCAGCATAACCATAGCTTATAGTGTGACACATTTGAAGTAGAAGTGGGGATGAAAAGATCACATCCTTCTCAGAAGCGTTCTGTCCCTCCAAAGCTTAAGATGGCTCGATCAGGACAGGGAtgacagagactcaagatacctcTCATCCTCCCTCcagccaaaatccgaaacaggggctcgtcgcgtcaaacttttggtgcgactgagctggggtcacccattatcagtaccagccgctctcttatgagcatagctaacatggcaccagcgtgttaggaatcaagactgacgcagggacaaagtatccctgcttcttcctctcttccttcactggtgcctccttttgcctcccttcttcttctttcccatcaccagatccatcttggtgcttttccttcttcctcttcttctcctcttccaccaagggaggtcctcctctcaatatgggtgcCGCTGAGGCAGAATTTGGAAAGATTTCGGAGCAGAGCTTAAAAAGACTTCTggctatttgtttgttttgtttttgttttttttatttatttattgtttttgtaattcgttttctatataggcttatttaagcccttcattgtacgctgtaatacctttttatattaataaaagtcatcattgctttatttcgtatattctacctcttctttctgaaatggttatgccgtgaatagacgtactaccatatgacttcttttttatttttacattccgaacgatgcttagggccaaaatcccagttaataaaaagaccttGCTCTGCGCTTATTGAAATTATCCGGCATAATAATGCTGATTTggacaaatgatacttaggacAGAAACccttattaagaaaaaagaaaaagatattatgatAAGCTTATTAGAGCTGTCTGGCATAATAACGCCGACCTAagaaaacaatacttagggTCGAAACCCCTTatcaagaaaaaagatgttattatgaacttattggAGCTATCGTGTACAATAAGACCAACCTGAAAATGGGTTGTATACCCCAAACTTGAACGAAATGATGGCCAAATGCTCGGTGccgtgtaggaagtaatcatctgaggatatataacccaaaatgaacagcccctgcAGGTCACTGAGAAATaaggcgtttcgccatcttcctaatgaccttcatagccttaaccttttctggtatttggtccgaggactgagcgacttagaattctttttaagtagctgacttttccataggtttgagtccgaggaccatgcaataccttggttctgtccaaaacttgatttttaagtagttggtttcctcataggtttgagtccgaggaccatgcaataccttggttctgtccaaaactcagtttttaagtagttggtttccccataggtttgagtccgaggaccatgcaataccttgattctgtccaaaacttgatttttaagtagttggtttccccataggtttgagtccgaggaccatgcaataccttggttctgttcaaaacttgatttttaagtagttggtttccccataggtttgagtccgaggaccatgcaataccttggttctgtccaaaacttgatttttaagtagttggtttctccataggtttgagtccgaggaccatgcaataccttggttctgtccaaaacttgatttttaagtagttgggggaattaacccctcggctacggcgtgggaccttggtttagggggattagctcTTCAGCCAAGTCCCCAGAACCATCCGTGCTGTTGACACTatgaagcgtagcccctagtgagGAAACGTACCcttagtggaactttacgctagaacactacatcCGACTGTTGGAAATGATGTGGGGGATTGTCTCAACCCACCACCTGTGCCAAGACaaaagcctttcccacagacggcgccaattgtagggactcgattcgtaacgaccccaaGATAATATTAGGCTCGTACGTaaagagggcccaaacaatatcatttgtagagcgtgggtttgaaaagCTAAGCCTTagtcaccggacggtggtttGTCGTCTTGTTCGTACAGAATTAGGccgtgttcgctcgaggagtctttctccttgaggcagtctgggaggctctggttcttggccttttttcccagccccttctcCGGATTGCttgcttctccttttatattaacCTGTACCCTTTATCCTACGtacacgtgtaggatcgactttccaggactgatacttgtcccatcagcccagacccaaagtggttgggggtggttgtaaaagctgaagagcatggttctgtcaggtgcagagtattcaatggtagtaatggcagctttccctttgtccttggtcgttatactatccagcgtccCTTTCCCTAtcaacatagatattttaggtttttcccaaaactgttcctataccgctcttgccctttctttcagggggacctcggatatgccgaggacagaatttTCCTCGGTTATGTCTCAGGactacttggacttttattacacatcctcggctatacccttcctcggctcgggtcttgggccccaatgtaaaaacgGGCCAGGGCCACAACTTCTTGGGCCTCACACtatcatttagaatttgttgtgaaaatatttttgacatATCATTTATGAATTCTATTTAAAatctatatattaattaaaatattaataacttttttctATGCAATAAGTGTTTCAACTCTCacatttattgtatttttttacaattatccaaaatgtgaattttatttgtagaaaaattataataaatgtttttttaatcccactttatttaatctttttagaaaaattaaattaaattcattattttatataatagtaaCACTTCTTTAATCGACActtttatgttatatatatgtgtgtgtgtgtgtttaggaATTCCTAAACATTCTAAAACGGTACGCCGAAACAGGTCGATACTAAAATATTTCGTTtcaataaacaaaccaaaacgaggtccaaaattaaattaataacattggtttaaaataaaaagacgattttctttactttaaatcaatatatcttcctgttcttgtcatttgagcctactttatttgttttacaACTCATTTTAGCCTAATTttctaacccactctctacaaattcattgttttggacttGCTGGGCCTTAGTCCATCCATCTGTTAGACCAGGAACCCAAATccggtccttacaattggcgccgtctgtaggGAATTCTGGTGTTATAGTGAGCCTGACGTCCAACTATGATAGGTTCAGGTCCACACTAGGCAGAATCTATGGGGTCCCAAGGTGAAGATCATTTTGTCAATGTCGAGCAAAGAAGGGACTGGGAGGGGAGTGTACATACTACCCATACTAGTAAGAGCCATTCTCGGGGTGGTAGCCACCTCTCTCATGGGAAAAATACCAAAGCCATGCAACAAGAGATTGATCATTTAAATAGGAAATTGCGCCACGAATGGAGAAGGCGAACTCCTTCCATTTTCTGATTTCTCTTCTGGTGATGAAGAGGATGGTAGTTATAGGCAAAGATCAAGGACCCCTCCCATTGAGTCTTTCTCGTATGATGAGGACTACCACCATGAGCACAGAAACAGAAACTCATCTTCCAAAGGCCTAGGGAATGATACGATGAACAGAGCACTTAAACAAATTTCCAGATCACCTTTCACACGCAGGATTGAGGAAAGGAGACTTCCTCGGCAATTCACTCAGCCCACGTTCACCATGTACAGCGGTCGTACAGACCCTATGGAGCACATTAGTCACTCCAACCAGAGAATGGTTGTACACCCCAAAAATGagaccttgatgtgcaaggtatttCCATCCAACTTGGGGCctgtggcgatgaggtggtttgatggtcTGGGTGTAGGTTTTATTGACTCCTTCAAGAAGCTTACACGAGCGTTTGGGTCTCGTTTCATTACGTGTAGTAAGGTTCCTCGGTCTCCATGTCCATACGAGAAGGTGAGACCCTGAAAACGTACTCGGACAGGTACTAGGAGatgtttaatgaaattgatGGGGATTTTGATGATGTAGCTATAAGAACATTCAAGGTCGAACTGCCCACCAAGCATGATTTAAGAAAATCCTTGACCAAGAAGCCGATAAGAAGTGTTTGGCAGCTTATGGATCACATTGATGAGTACAAGCGGGTTGAGGAAGACCAACAACAAGACAAGGGGAAGGGTAAGGTTATCCCTCAaaagaggagggatttcaggtcggacagATACAACAATAACAGACCCCGGAGGGATTTTGCGGGACAATCTGGATCTACAGCTCCTCAGGTGGTTAACACTGTGTTCCGATAACCAGTACATCAAGTCTTAGAAAATATCAAGAATGAGCCatacttcaaatggccaaacaaaatgGAAGGAGATCCCTTGAGGCGCAACTAAAGCCTCCATTAACAATACCACCAGGAGCAGGGGCATACCATCGAGAACTGCAAGACTCTGTGAAACCATTTGGAGCAACTAGTTAGAAAGGGAAGGTTACAGCAGTTTTTGTATCGGACCAACAGACAAAGAGACCAATCAAGGTCAGGGGCTCAGGGGAACGCTTCTTCAAGGACACCGTTAGGCATaattaatgtcatctttgctGCGCCTGGGAGGACTGCTTCTTATCCTTCCAGAGTGATGTCTGTAGCTCAGCTACCAGCCGGGGACCCTGATTGTGCGCCGAAAAGGGCTAGAATGGAGATCCGACTGATATTGAGTTTTTCTGATGAGGACAAGATAGGAACCATCCAGCCATACAATGATACTTTGGTGATTACCCTCAGAATAGGAGGGTATGATGTGAAAATGGTGATGGTAGACTAGGGCAGTGGTGTAGAGATTATGTACCTTGACTTGTATAGGGGGCTAAACTTAAAGCCTAAGGACCTGACAGTCTATGATTCACCTTTGGTGAGTTTCGACGGGAAGGTTGTCATCCCAAAGGGTCAAATCAGGTTGCCCGTGCAGGCGGGTTTAGAAGTGGTtgaagtggacttcattgtggtggatGCATACTCTCCTTACACGGCCATTGTGGCTAGACCCTGGCTTCATGCCCTGGGGGCCGTTTCTTCTACTCTGCATTTGAAATTGAAGTATCCATCAAGGGATCGAATTGAGGAGTTCGTGGGGAGTCAAtccatggctaggcaatgccTTGTGGCTGCAATTATGCATCAACCTACGGCTGACTCATCGGCCTCTACTGAGGggggcttatagcaatcaaagtCTCTGGTGTTGCCTGTTGATGGGCCAGCCGAGGAGGCGAAATGTGAGGATTTGGAGAAAATTGTTATGGGTGGTGATCCagagaagttttttcaggttGAAGCCCAGCTACCTCCTCAGGATAAGGAAGAACTAATAGAATTTCTCATGAGAAACGTTGATGTGTTCACGTGGAGTACTTACGAAGCTCCAGGGGTGGATCCAAGCTTCATCTACCATTATTTGAATGTCAATTTATCTGTCACCCCCAAAAAGTAACCACCTTGGCGCTTATCTAAGGATCATTCTGATGCTGTCAAAGACGAGGTGATGAAGCTCAAGCAGGCTAGGGCGATCAAAGAGGTATTCTACCCTGAATGGTTGGCTAATACAgtggtagtaaagaagaagaatgggaagtggtgggtgtgtgtggatttcacagacttgaacaaagcCTATCCAAAGGACCCCTTTCCCATGCCTCGgattgatcagctagtggaTGCAACTGTAAGCTATCCTCGAATTTTGTCACTCCTATTGAAAACTAcaattacaaggtgatgcctttttgattgaaaaatacagggtctacctatcaaaggatgatgactaggatgtttgagccaCAATTGGGAAAGAATATTGAAgtatatatagatgacatggtggtcaAGAGTATGTTGGAATCTAAGCACATTAACGACCTCGGGAATATCTTTGAGATCTTGAGGAGGCATAAGCTACAACTCAATGCTTCTAAGTGTTCTTTTGGGGTCGGATCAGGGAAGtttttggggtacatggatACACACAGCGAAATTGAAGTTAACCCTTACCAAATTAAAGCAATCAATAATCTACAGCCACCtcagaatcccaaagaggtccagaagctaACAGAGATAACTGCTGCTCTAAACCGATTCATCTCTCGATCAACGGATAGGTGTAGACCTTTCTTCCAATTGTTgaataagtggaagggatttgaatgaaCTGAGGAATGTGTCCTGGCTGTCCAGTAGTTGAAGGAGTATCTTTCTCAGCCACCCATTATGTCCAGACCCAAGGTGGAAAAGGTTTTGTTTGCCTATATTGCTGTGGCTTCCCATACAGTAAGCTTGGTACTTGTACGGGTTGATAGTGGTGTATAGAGGTCAGTCTATTATGTGAGTAAATCACTGCATGAGGTCGAGGTCCGTTACCTACCTCTAGAGAAGGCCATTTTGGCAGTTATGCATGCTATACGCAAACTTCCCCACTACTTCCGATCACACACGATTGTTGTCCTGACCCAGCTCCCACTTAGATCTCTACTTCGGAGTGCTGATTACACAGGAAGGATTGCCAAGTGGGGTACAATCCTAGGGGCTTTTaatatcaagtacatgccttgCACCTTTGTcaagggtcaagtcctcgcCGATCTTGTGGCCGAGTTTGCCGAAACCCCACTAAATAAGAGAATAGAGAAGCAGAAcagaacatggatggaaaatcggttggtgcAATTTCCTCAGAAAAACCTTTGTCCTAGAAAGTATATGTTAATGGTGCAGCGAACCACAGAGGatctggagtggggctagttctgaCATCTTCAGAAAGGATCATAATTCAGAAATCCTTGAGATTGGGCTTCTCGGCCACAAACAATGAGGCTGAGTATGAAGTATTGTTGGTAGGGATGACCATGGttcagaaaatgggtggaaaagtAGTGGAAATCTTCTCTGATTCAAGGCTGGTTGTAGGCCAAGTTCAAGGAGAGTTGGAAGCCAGAGATCTAAGAATGCAGGGATATTTGAACCAGGTAAGACACTTACAGTCTAGATTTGAGTCTTTAATCTGTCATAAATCCCTAGAAGTAGAAATACACATGCTGACTCTTTTGCCACGCTGGCAACATCCTCGAAGATGGGAGATGGGATTTAGGTTCATTAAATAAAGGTGGGTTTTAACTGGATGGACTCTATTGTGCTATTCCTTAAGGAGGATGTCTTGCCCGAGGGTAAGTCCAAGGCCGACAAGGTACGGAGGAAGGCTCTTCAGttttggttgtccgaggaccaaaagttgtacaagAGATCTTTTTCTGGCCCATATCTGCTATGCATACACCCTGAAGCAGTTAAGCTACTCTTAGAAgaattacatgaagggatttgtggaagccatacaAGAGGCAGATCTTTGTCTCACAGGGCCTTCAatcaaggatattggtggccaaatatgcagagggaagcacaagagtatgtgaagaagtgtgaccaatgttAAAGATTTGCACTAAACATTCATCAACTGGGAGAAGTCCTTAATCCTCTATCCaacccttggccttttgctcaatggggcttggACATTGTAGGTCCTTTCCCTAAGGCAGCAGGGAATAAGAAGTATTTGTTGGTTGGCACGAATTACTTTACCAAGTGGATTGAAGCTGAACCattggcaaacattagggatgtggatgccaagagatttgtttggaaaaatattgtcacttgGTTTGGAATCCCTCGTACCCTCATCTTGGACAACGATCTTCAATTCGATAGCAAAGCCTTCAGGAGGTATTGTTGAGACCTAGGCATAATAAATAGGTATTCTACCCTGGCACATCCACAAAGGAATGGACAGGCTGAAGctgtcaataaggtcatagtgagtgggcttaaaaagaggttggacgacgcaaagggaagatgggtagaagagttGCTACACATCCTTTGGACATACTGGACTACACCTCGAAGGTCCATTGAGGAAACTccattttcaatgacttatggtgCCGAGGTTGTTATCCCTCTAAAGACTGGATTCCCAACACTGAGAATGAGTTTTTTCACCCCGAGCAACAATGACAAGCTGTTAGGAAAGAGCCTAGACTTAATTGAAGAGCAAAGAGAAAGTGCCATGGTCCAATTAGCATATTATTAacacaagctcaagcaagggtatgatgctaatGTGAAGCTAAGGCCACGAGCACCTAGAGATTTGGTGTTAAGAAAGGTTTTGAGTACTACAAAGAACCCAGCATGGGGAAAGTTAGGGTCCAATTGGGAAGGGCGATATCGCATCACCTCGGTGGCTAGAATAGGTGCGTATCATCTTGAAGACCTAGACGAGAATGTTGTACTACGCCCCTAGAATGTAAATAACTTGAAAATGTATTGTTATTAATTAAAGCCCACCCTGTCACATTCTcgtttattatattatttgttgagcttcatattattatctttttaagtatcaaacagaaccttggtcatgcctgactccttggaccacatagcttaggtaaattgatatgttaagTTACTTTTCTgggtattaaacagaaccttagctatgcctggttcctcggaccacatactttgggtaaattaacacgtAATGATATCTTTCTAAGTATCAAATAGaatcttggtcatgcctggctcctcggaccacataccttgggtaaattgatatgttaagTTACTTTTCTGAGTATTAAACATAACCTTAGCTATGtttggttcctcggaccacatactttgggtaaattaatattttatggcatctttctaagtatcaaacaggaccttggtcatgcctggctcctcgaaccacataccttgggtaaattgatatgcTAAGTTACTTTTCTGAGTATGaaacagaaccttaactatgcttggttccttggaccacatactttgggtaaattaatacttaatgacatctttctaagtatcAAATAGAACATTGGTCATGtgtgactcctcggaccacataccttgggtaaattgatatgttaagTTACTTTTCtgagtattaaacagaatcttagctatgcctggttctttggaccacatactttgggtaaattaatatttaatgacatctttctaagtatcaaatagaaccttggtcatgcctgactcctcgaaccacatactttgggtgaATTGATATGTTAAGTTACTTTTCtgagtattaaacagaaccttagctatgcctggttccttggaccacatactttgggtaaattaatacttaatgacatctttCAAAGTATCAAACAGAATTTTGGTCatgcgtggctcctcggaccacataccttaggtaaattgatatgttaagttacttttctaagtattaaacagaactttagctatgcctggttcctcggaccacatactttgggtaaattaatacttaaatgacatctttctaagtatcAAATAAAACCTTGGTCATGTCTCACTCCTCAAACCACATACCTTGTgtaaattgatatgttaagTTACTTTTCTGAGTAtgaaacagaaccttagctatgcttggatcctcggaccacatgctttgggtaaattaatactcccTAACATccatctaagtattaaacagaacttcagctatgcctggctcctcggaccacatgctttgggtaaactAATACTTCCTATCATTTTACCAAGTGTCAGGGCAAAGCTTTAGTTATTTCAGACTCCTTGGACTACATGCTTAAGGTAAATTAGTGCTTCTTATTGATTACTTGAATGCCAAAAATGATCAGTCACTCTAAACAGCAGAGATTTTCACTGTGATAGTAGGCTCAAGTGGATGCtcatgagcatcacttaaagcatttaCAGGTATACCTGTAATTGTTTGAGAATTGATTATCCCTATGGTCCTTAAACTTGCTAATGAGTAAGGAACAGAGTAAGTTAAAACCCGTATGTAGGCTAAATTACTATGTATGTCCTTAAAGTTAAAATTATGCTTTGCCGAGATGATGGACTTAGTAGATCTGACTTGTTTTGCTGCTGACCCTATGAGATGGGATAACTTTCCTATTACTTATGTAGATTAATGAGAAGAGGTTTACCTCATTACTATGCttattaaatgttaaataagatagaaattatatcaacactggtatgagaatcataagaagaaagaaaatgtgcatatacttttattaattaaagcctTAAAGCAAGGCAGATTAAGTACAAAAGGGGCAACTTAGTTACAAACTTGGAAAA
Coding sequences within:
- the LOC126713294 gene encoding uncharacterized protein LOC126713294; amino-acid sequence: MSVAQLPAGDPDCAPKRARMEIRLILSFSDEDKIGTIQPYNDTLGSGVEIMYLDLYRGLNLKPKDLTVYDSPLVSFDGKVVIPKGQIRLPVQAGLEVVEVDFIVVDAYSPYTAIVARPWLHALGAVSSTLHLKLKYPSRDRIEEFVGSQSMARQCLVAAIMHQPTADSSASTEGGL